In one window of Octopus bimaculoides isolate UCB-OBI-ISO-001 chromosome 20, ASM119413v2, whole genome shotgun sequence DNA:
- the LOC106882630 gene encoding uncharacterized protein LOC106882630 isoform X1, whose product MSFFYLISAPPEDVEIRSNFIVLADKEHEFNVGKQIHLICDSHIGSPPGKANWFITDDLVDFNNFNVITENVSSSGPIPVASSCQTSLKISLKYYPNREMKVAIKCGVNNTVGEKSFMRIFNIVKNEEKDSSKLIIIVVLCVIIPEIIIAIILGVVLYIRRKRAKKRAMEAAAAEAERKDLSENEYSNNIPMKNVNKSSVGGRRNRDLRNDNDQEKQAMTAYEDDPEA is encoded by the exons ATGtcttttttctatcttatttCAGCTCCACCTGAGGATGTTGAAATACGATCCAACTTTATTGTTCTGGCTGATAAAGAACATGAGTTTAACGTAGGTAAACagattcatttaatatgtgaTTCCCATATTGGCAGCCCTCCTGGCAAAGCAAATTGGTTCATTACTGATGATCTTGTCGATTTCAATAACTTCAACGTCATTACAGAAAATGTTTCTAGTTCAGGTCCAATACCTGTTGCATCTTCATGCCAGACCAGTCTGAAAATTAGCTTGAAGTATTACCCAAACAGAGAGATGAAGGTAGCCATAAAGTGTGGTGTTAATAATACTGTTGGAGAAAAATCATTCATGAGGATCTTTAATATTG ttaaaaatgaagaaaagg ATTCTTCAAAGTTGATTATCATTGTGGTGCTTTGTGTGATTATTCCTGAGATTATAATTGCTATAATCCTTGGCGTCGTACTCTACATTCGCAGAAAGCGAGCTAAGAAGAGGGCAATGGAAGCAGCTGCAGCCGAAG CTGAAAGGAAAGATTTGTCTGAAAATGAATACAg CAATAATATTCCAATGAAGAATGTTAATAAATCTTCAGTTGGCGGACGAAGAAACAGAGATCTTCGTAATGACAACGATCAAGAAAAGCAGGCAATGACAG ctTACGAAGATGATCCTGAAGCAT
- the LOC106882630 gene encoding uncharacterized protein LOC106882630 isoform X2 — MSFFYLISAPPEDVEIRSNFIVLADKEHEFNVGKQIHLICDSHIGSPPGKANWFITDDLVDFNNFNVITENVSSSGPIPVASSCQTSLKISLKYYPNREMKVAIKCGVNNTVGEKSFMRIFNIVKNEEKDSSKLIIIVVLCVIIPEIIIAIILGVVLYIRRKRAKKRAMEAAAAEAERKDLSENEYSNNIPMKNVNKSSVGGRRNRDLRNDNDQEKQAMTGAAKA; from the exons ATGtcttttttctatcttatttCAGCTCCACCTGAGGATGTTGAAATACGATCCAACTTTATTGTTCTGGCTGATAAAGAACATGAGTTTAACGTAGGTAAACagattcatttaatatgtgaTTCCCATATTGGCAGCCCTCCTGGCAAAGCAAATTGGTTCATTACTGATGATCTTGTCGATTTCAATAACTTCAACGTCATTACAGAAAATGTTTCTAGTTCAGGTCCAATACCTGTTGCATCTTCATGCCAGACCAGTCTGAAAATTAGCTTGAAGTATTACCCAAACAGAGAGATGAAGGTAGCCATAAAGTGTGGTGTTAATAATACTGTTGGAGAAAAATCATTCATGAGGATCTTTAATATTG ttaaaaatgaagaaaagg ATTCTTCAAAGTTGATTATCATTGTGGTGCTTTGTGTGATTATTCCTGAGATTATAATTGCTATAATCCTTGGCGTCGTACTCTACATTCGCAGAAAGCGAGCTAAGAAGAGGGCAATGGAAGCAGCTGCAGCCGAAG CTGAAAGGAAAGATTTGTCTGAAAATGAATACAg CAATAATATTCCAATGAAGAATGTTAATAAATCTTCAGTTGGCGGACGAAGAAACAGAGATCTTCGTAATGACAACGATCAAGAAAAGCAGGCAATGACAG